The following are encoded in a window of Amaranthus tricolor cultivar Red isolate AtriRed21 chromosome 2, ASM2621246v1, whole genome shotgun sequence genomic DNA:
- the LOC130806627 gene encoding protein MEN-8-like, which translates to MARINMKSTSFAKVFWVVLVIALGMQIKGSMAQAQSTCANQLGSLNVCAPFVLPGTQNSAPSAECCGALQAVEHGCLCNTFRVASELPSACKLPALSCGV; encoded by the coding sequence atggcAAGAATCAACATGAAATCAACCTCATTTGCTAAGGTTTTTTGGGTTGTTCTAGTAATTGCACTAGGAATGCAAATCAAGGGCTCCATGGCTCAAGCTCAAAGCACTTGTGCTAACCAGCTCGGTAGCCTAAACGTGTGTGCACCCTTTGTTCTCCCCGGCACACAAAACTCGGCTCCAAGTGCCGAGTGCTGTGGGGCCCTTCAAGCTGTTGAACATGGCTGCCTTTGCAATACCTTTAGGGTGGCTAGCGAACTTCCTTCTGCTTGCAAACTC